A genomic region of Homo sapiens chromosome 4, GRCh38.p14 Primary Assembly contains the following coding sequences:
- the ART3 gene encoding ecto-ADP-ribosyltransferase 3 isoform n precursor (isoform n precursor is encoded by transcript variant 23) yields MKTGHFEIVTMLLATMILVDIFQVKAEVLDMADNAFDDEYLKCTDRMEIKYVPQLLKEEKASHQQLDTVWENAKAKWAARKTQIFLPMNFKDNHGIALMAYISEAQEQTPFYHLFSEAVKMAGQSREDYIYGFQFKAFHFYLTRALQLLRKPCEASSKTVVYRTSQGTSFTFGGLNQARFGHFTLAYSAKPQAANDQLTVLSIYTCLGVDIENFLDKESERITLIPLNEVFQVSQEGAGNNLILQSINKTCSHYECAFLGGLKTENCIENLEYFQPIYVYNPGEKNQKLEDHSEKNWKLEDHGEKNQKLEDHGVKILEPTQIPGNKTRYSPGINMLSEVLWQKTPLIMVWICIIRVYE; encoded by the exons gTGAAGGCTGAAGTGTTAGACATGGCAGATAATGCATTTGATGATGAATACCTGAAATGTACGGACAGGATGGAAATTAAATACGTTCCCCAACTGCTAAAGGAGGAAAAAGCAAGCCACCAGCAATTAGATACTGTGTGGGAAAATGCAAAAGCCAAATGGGCAGCCCGAAAGACTCAAATCTTTCTCCCTATGAATTTTAAGGATAACCATGGAATAGCCCTGATGGCATATATTTCCGAAGCTCAAGAGCAAACTCCCTTTTACCATCTGTTCAGTGAAGCTGTGAAGATGGCTGGCCAATCTCGAGAAGATTATATCTATGGCTTCCAGTTCAAAGCTTTCCACTTTTACCTCACAAGAGCCCTGCAGTTGCTGAGAAAACCTTGTGAGGCCAGTTCCAAAACTGTGGTATATAGAACAAGCCAGGGCACTTCATTTACATTTGGAGGGCTAAACCAAGCCAGGTTTGGCCATTTTACCTTGGCATATTCAGCCAAACCTCAGGCTGCTAATGACCAGCTCACTGTGTTATCCATCTACACATGCCTTGGAGTTGacattgaaaattttcttgataaagaaagtgaaagaattaCTTTAATACCTCTGAATGAGGTTTTTCAAGTGTCACAGGAGGGGGCTGGCAATAACCTTATCCTTCAAAGCATAAACAAGACCTGCAGCCATTATGAGTGTGCATTTCTAGGTG GACTAAAAACCGAAAACTGTATTGAGAACCTAG aatattttcaacCCATCTATGTCTACAACCCTG GTGAGAAAAACCAGAAGCTTGAAGACCATA GTGAGAAAAACTGGAAGCTTGAAGACCATG GTGAGAAAAACCAGAAGCTTGAAGACCATG gtGTGAAAATCCTTGAACCCACCCAAATACCTG GTAACAAAACACGATATTCTCCTGGCATAAACATGCTCAGTGAAGTGCTATGGCAGAAGACTCCTCTAATCATGGTGTGGATTTGTATAATAAGGGTTTAC GAATGA
- the ART3 gene encoding ecto-ADP-ribosyltransferase 3 isoform X5, whose amino-acid sequence MKTGHFEIVTMLLATMILVDIFQVKAEVLDMADNAFDDEYLKCTDRMEIKYVPQLLKEEKASHQQLDTVWENAKAKWAARKTQIFLPMNFKDNHGIALMAYISEAQEQTPFYHLFSEAVKMAGQSREDYIYGFQFKAFHFYLTRALQLLRKPCEASSKTVVYRTSQGTSFTFGGLNQARFGHFTLAYSAKPQAANDQLTVLSIYTCLGVDIENFLDKESERITLIPLNEVFQVSQEGAGNNLILQSINKTCSHYECAFLGGLKTENCIENLEYFQPIYVYNPGEKNQKLEDHSEKNWKLEDHGVKILEPTQIPGMKIPEPFPLPAPGPVPVPGPKSHPSASSGKLLLPQFGMVIILISVSAINLFVAL is encoded by the exons gTGAAGGCTGAAGTGTTAGACATGGCAGATAATGCATTTGATGATGAATACCTGAAATGTACGGACAGGATGGAAATTAAATACGTTCCCCAACTGCTAAAGGAGGAAAAAGCAAGCCACCAGCAATTAGATACTGTGTGGGAAAATGCAAAAGCCAAATGGGCAGCCCGAAAGACTCAAATCTTTCTCCCTATGAATTTTAAGGATAACCATGGAATAGCCCTGATGGCATATATTTCCGAAGCTCAAGAGCAAACTCCCTTTTACCATCTGTTCAGTGAAGCTGTGAAGATGGCTGGCCAATCTCGAGAAGATTATATCTATGGCTTCCAGTTCAAAGCTTTCCACTTTTACCTCACAAGAGCCCTGCAGTTGCTGAGAAAACCTTGTGAGGCCAGTTCCAAAACTGTGGTATATAGAACAAGCCAGGGCACTTCATTTACATTTGGAGGGCTAAACCAAGCCAGGTTTGGCCATTTTACCTTGGCATATTCAGCCAAACCTCAGGCTGCTAATGACCAGCTCACTGTGTTATCCATCTACACATGCCTTGGAGTTGacattgaaaattttcttgataaagaaagtgaaagaattaCTTTAATACCTCTGAATGAGGTTTTTCAAGTGTCACAGGAGGGGGCTGGCAATAACCTTATCCTTCAAAGCATAAACAAGACCTGCAGCCATTATGAGTGTGCATTTCTAGGTG GACTAAAAACCGAAAACTGTATTGAGAACCTAG aatattttcaacCCATCTATGTCTACAACCCTG GTGAGAAAAACCAGAAGCTTGAAGACCATA GTGAGAAAAACTGGAAGCTTGAAGACCATG gtGTGAAAATCCTTGAACCCACCCAAATACCTG GAATGAAAATTCCAGAACCTTTTCCACTACCTG CTCCAGGTCCAGTTCCTGTTCCAGGTCCCAAAAGCCATCCTTCTGCATCCTCGGGCAAACTGCTGCTTCCACAGTTTGGGATGGTCATCATTTTAATCAGTGTTTCTGCTATAAATCTCTTTGTTGCTCTGTAG
- the ART3 gene encoding ecto-ADP-ribosyltransferase 3 isoform g precursor (isoform g precursor is encoded by transcript variant 10), whose translation MKTGHFEIVTMLLATMILVDIFQVKAEVLDMADNAFDDEYLKCTDRMEIKYVPQLLKEEKASHQQLDTVWENAKAKWAARKTQIFLPMNFKDNHGIALMAYISEAQEQTPFYHLFSEAVKMAGQSREDYIYGFQFKAFHFYLTRALQLLRKPCEASSKTVVYRTSQGTSFTFGGLNQARFGHFTLAYSAKPQAANDQLTVLSIYTCLGVDIENFLDKESERITLIPLNEVFQVSQEGAGNNLILQSINKTCSHYECAFLGGEKNWKLEDHGEKNQKLEDHGVKILEPTQIPGMKIPEPFPLPAPGPVPVPGPKSHPSASSGKLLLPQFGMVIILISVSAINLFVAL comes from the exons gTGAAGGCTGAAGTGTTAGACATGGCAGATAATGCATTTGATGATGAATACCTGAAATGTACGGACAGGATGGAAATTAAATACGTTCCCCAACTGCTAAAGGAGGAAAAAGCAAGCCACCAGCAATTAGATACTGTGTGGGAAAATGCAAAAGCCAAATGGGCAGCCCGAAAGACTCAAATCTTTCTCCCTATGAATTTTAAGGATAACCATGGAATAGCCCTGATGGCATATATTTCCGAAGCTCAAGAGCAAACTCCCTTTTACCATCTGTTCAGTGAAGCTGTGAAGATGGCTGGCCAATCTCGAGAAGATTATATCTATGGCTTCCAGTTCAAAGCTTTCCACTTTTACCTCACAAGAGCCCTGCAGTTGCTGAGAAAACCTTGTGAGGCCAGTTCCAAAACTGTGGTATATAGAACAAGCCAGGGCACTTCATTTACATTTGGAGGGCTAAACCAAGCCAGGTTTGGCCATTTTACCTTGGCATATTCAGCCAAACCTCAGGCTGCTAATGACCAGCTCACTGTGTTATCCATCTACACATGCCTTGGAGTTGacattgaaaattttcttgataaagaaagtgaaagaattaCTTTAATACCTCTGAATGAGGTTTTTCAAGTGTCACAGGAGGGGGCTGGCAATAACCTTATCCTTCAAAGCATAAACAAGACCTGCAGCCATTATGAGTGTGCATTTCTAGGTG GTGAGAAAAACTGGAAGCTTGAAGACCATG GTGAGAAAAACCAGAAGCTTGAAGACCATG gtGTGAAAATCCTTGAACCCACCCAAATACCTG GAATGAAAATTCCAGAACCTTTTCCACTACCTG CTCCAGGTCCAGTTCCTGTTCCAGGTCCCAAAAGCCATCCTTCTGCATCCTCGGGCAAACTGCTGCTTCCACAGTTTGGGATGGTCATCATTTTAATCAGTGTTTCTGCTATAAATCTCTTTGTTGCTCTGTAG
- the ART3 gene encoding ecto-ADP-ribosyltransferase 3 isoform h precursor (isoform h precursor is encoded by transcript variant 11), whose protein sequence is MKTGHFEIVTMLLATMILVDIFQVKAEVLDMADNAFDDEYLKCTDRMEIKYVPQLLKEEKASHQQLDTVWENAKAKWAARKTQIFLPMNFKDNHGIALMAYISEAQEQTPFYHLFSEAVKMAGQSREDYIYGFQFKAFHFYLTRALQLLRKPCEASSKTVVYRTSQGTSFTFGGLNQARFGHFTLAYSAKPQAANDQLTVLSIYTCLGVDIENFLDKESERITLIPLNEVFQVSQEGAGNNLILQSINKTCSHYECAFLGGEKNWKLEDHGEKNQKLEDHGVKILEPTQIPAPGPVPVPGPKSHPSASSGKLLLPQFGMVIILISVSAINLFVAL, encoded by the exons gTGAAGGCTGAAGTGTTAGACATGGCAGATAATGCATTTGATGATGAATACCTGAAATGTACGGACAGGATGGAAATTAAATACGTTCCCCAACTGCTAAAGGAGGAAAAAGCAAGCCACCAGCAATTAGATACTGTGTGGGAAAATGCAAAAGCCAAATGGGCAGCCCGAAAGACTCAAATCTTTCTCCCTATGAATTTTAAGGATAACCATGGAATAGCCCTGATGGCATATATTTCCGAAGCTCAAGAGCAAACTCCCTTTTACCATCTGTTCAGTGAAGCTGTGAAGATGGCTGGCCAATCTCGAGAAGATTATATCTATGGCTTCCAGTTCAAAGCTTTCCACTTTTACCTCACAAGAGCCCTGCAGTTGCTGAGAAAACCTTGTGAGGCCAGTTCCAAAACTGTGGTATATAGAACAAGCCAGGGCACTTCATTTACATTTGGAGGGCTAAACCAAGCCAGGTTTGGCCATTTTACCTTGGCATATTCAGCCAAACCTCAGGCTGCTAATGACCAGCTCACTGTGTTATCCATCTACACATGCCTTGGAGTTGacattgaaaattttcttgataaagaaagtgaaagaattaCTTTAATACCTCTGAATGAGGTTTTTCAAGTGTCACAGGAGGGGGCTGGCAATAACCTTATCCTTCAAAGCATAAACAAGACCTGCAGCCATTATGAGTGTGCATTTCTAGGTG GTGAGAAAAACTGGAAGCTTGAAGACCATG GTGAGAAAAACCAGAAGCTTGAAGACCATG gtGTGAAAATCCTTGAACCCACCCAAATACCTG CTCCAGGTCCAGTTCCTGTTCCAGGTCCCAAAAGCCATCCTTCTGCATCCTCGGGCAAACTGCTGCTTCCACAGTTTGGGATGGTCATCATTTTAATCAGTGTTTCTGCTATAAATCTCTTTGTTGCTCTGTAG
- the ART3 gene encoding ecto-ADP-ribosyltransferase 3 isoform k precursor (isoform k precursor is encoded by transcript variant 16), whose protein sequence is MKTGHFEIVTMLLATMILVDIFQVKAEVLDMADNAFDDEYLKCTDRMEIKYVPQLLKEEKASHQQLDTVWENAKAKWAARKTQIFLPMNFKDNHGIALMAYISEAQEQTPFYHLFSEAVKMAGQSREDYIYGFQFKAFHFYLTRALQLLRKPCEASSKTVVYRTSQGTSFTFGGLNQARFGHFTLAYSAKPQAANDQLTVLSIYTCLGVDIENFLDKESERITLIPLNEVFQVSQEGAGNNLILQSINKTCSHYECAFLGAPGPVPVPGPKSHPSASSGKLLLPQFGMVIILISVSAINLFVAL, encoded by the exons gTGAAGGCTGAAGTGTTAGACATGGCAGATAATGCATTTGATGATGAATACCTGAAATGTACGGACAGGATGGAAATTAAATACGTTCCCCAACTGCTAAAGGAGGAAAAAGCAAGCCACCAGCAATTAGATACTGTGTGGGAAAATGCAAAAGCCAAATGGGCAGCCCGAAAGACTCAAATCTTTCTCCCTATGAATTTTAAGGATAACCATGGAATAGCCCTGATGGCATATATTTCCGAAGCTCAAGAGCAAACTCCCTTTTACCATCTGTTCAGTGAAGCTGTGAAGATGGCTGGCCAATCTCGAGAAGATTATATCTATGGCTTCCAGTTCAAAGCTTTCCACTTTTACCTCACAAGAGCCCTGCAGTTGCTGAGAAAACCTTGTGAGGCCAGTTCCAAAACTGTGGTATATAGAACAAGCCAGGGCACTTCATTTACATTTGGAGGGCTAAACCAAGCCAGGTTTGGCCATTTTACCTTGGCATATTCAGCCAAACCTCAGGCTGCTAATGACCAGCTCACTGTGTTATCCATCTACACATGCCTTGGAGTTGacattgaaaattttcttgataaagaaagtgaaagaattaCTTTAATACCTCTGAATGAGGTTTTTCAAGTGTCACAGGAGGGGGCTGGCAATAACCTTATCCTTCAAAGCATAAACAAGACCTGCAGCCATTATGAGTGTGCATTTCTAGGTG CTCCAGGTCCAGTTCCTGTTCCAGGTCCCAAAAGCCATCCTTCTGCATCCTCGGGCAAACTGCTGCTTCCACAGTTTGGGATGGTCATCATTTTAATCAGTGTTTCTGCTATAAATCTCTTTGTTGCTCTGTAG